The following proteins are encoded in a genomic region of Magallana gigas chromosome 1, xbMagGiga1.1, whole genome shotgun sequence:
- the LOC117681709 gene encoding uncharacterized protein has translation MADGATGETRPRTHTEKGLEYHLDRKSKYRRGCENKLVSLSEDIEELLTTSTDVNEVKELYKKWLKVYDELLFTHESLQGLLKLSTGSGESDDKEFQDRNSRFHKVKDSVEQWFAKHSMQPTPKKIPSDVKSRLSSASKTSSQISLEKLKESQRKAELLAKASALDEQRKLEAAKLELKMKEEELKIKTELQISDARSKLLEELEKSELRDQELENSLINENIDRIVTFDLDRENEFTCDNSTPRIPHRSVQRLVRPELSTPIYDPSSEIQTVARELNKPKADLQKFDGNPMNYTRFLRQFNARICSNTESYEERLNYLLQFTVGEAQRIVSGYSYLDAERGYKAALEELKDRYGDPDIIAQAYVKKALDWPPVKPDSAKTLDQFAIFLRECQYAVENIDTGRVLEYSENLKLLVKKLPFYLHDKWRSCVYELKEKKQAVKFHHLADFVRKEAKKATDPIYGREIMSSSANKRFQDQKKSEAHKNFAVKTNTRSFYDNSATQMKPVFKHCTFCNGAHSLDMCLSITILPLKDRYAFLKTNGLCFACLRYGHVKTNCRQRMTCAHCKKYHPSILHVDPRQNEGTNGASTSREHTDGENPLFAMSSTVHMGAGKQALPIVPVRVKSKFSDKYLETYAFLDSGSNATFCLEDIARLLKLEGRKMNLNLTTMGQQHTQTSHVISGLEISDINGVNVLELPPVYTQPTLPASRTDVISPEDIENYPYLSDIELPRIDSDVGILIGVNVPRAMEPWDVIPSVDNGPFAVKTLLGWVINGPLEIHATSNDTYVSVNRVDAKLMNNLEEQIRNQFNHDFNERTIDDKCEPSKEDRRFIECVSNSIHFEDGHYVISLPFKSENVCLPNNRKQVEQRLSSLQKRFSRDENFHKEYCVFMNKILEEGYAVKVPDEKVIQDDGQVWYLPHHGVYHPKKRKLRVVFDCAARYQGTSLNEQLLQGPNLTNTLIGTLLRFRQDEIVIMGDIDSMFYQVKVPQEDASFLRFLWWEDGNPRKRIIEYQMVVHLFGATSSPSCANYALRKTAQDYKGLYNTEVINTVLKNFYVDDCLKSVKTVTEASSLLCDLQDLLMRGGFHITKWISNSREVMTYIPVSRRAKEVKDLDLENDTLPIDRALGVQWCVENDVFCFKNDIKDQPLTRRGILSMVSSVFDPLGFLAPFTLKAKCLLQELCKLQLGWDEKIPGHLALQWNEWLQDLERLSDFKVSRCYKPVGFGEIKSVQLHHFADASERGYGTVSYLRQENFDGAVHCSFVIGKSRVAPLKQTTIPRLELTAATVAVRTDKMLKSELDVPIDETVFWTDSMAVIRYIRNTSSRFHTFVANRLAVIHEGSLPDEWRYINTKQNPADLASRGMSANDILQGKHWITAPEVLLAKNDSWAEKPMELSDEIPVDDPEVKKITVRAVIHTRESSDNHVDSVERLLNYHSSWYKLKKSVAWILKIKKKLFLRTRRNTQLENQAAETCLSAENLQEAEVAILKFIQRKSFASEIEELKKGHPVKFSSNVRKLDPILDDGLIRVGGRLHRASMPFETKHPIILPKDHHVSNLILRQIHCELKHSGRNHMLSILRQKYWLIHAPSSIRKLISKCILCRRQKARVGEQKMAQLPEDRLIPDEPPFTRVGVDYFGPFEVKLKRSHVKRYGVIFTCLASRAVHLEVASSLTTDSYINALRRFIARRGQVKKIRSDNGTNFVGANRELRNSINDWNVSQIHEAMLQKNIDWQFNPPAGSHHGGVWERIIRTIRKVMNSVLREQILDDEGLNTLMCEIEAILNDRPITKNSDHHNDLEALTPNHLLLMRQQPNLPPGVFTKSDNYCRRRWRQVQYMANLFWNRWVKEYLPLLQERQKWHEVKRNLKIGDVVLVVDSNSPRNSWPMGVVLETVPDRFGLVRQVKVKTATNTLMRPIDKLCLILEMDEPSV, from the coding sequence ATGGCGGATGGTGCTACGGGAGAGACAAGACCTAGAACTCATACCGAGAAAGGTTTAGAATATCATCTCGATCGTAAGTCTAAGTATCGTCGGGGATGTGAAAATAAACTGGTGTCTTTGAGTGAGGATATCGAAGAATTATTGACAACATCAACAGATGTGAATGAAGTCAAAGAACTGTACAAGAAATGGCTGAAAGTTTACGATGAACTTTTATTTACACATGAAAGTCTTCAGGGCTTATTGAAACTTTCGACCGGAAGTGGAGAAAGTGATGACAAAGAATTTCAGGACAGGAATTCCCGATTTCATAAAGTGAAAGATTCTGTAGAACAGTGGTTCGCGAAACATTCAATGCAACCGACTCCAAAGAAAATACCATCTGATGTGAAATCGAGACTGTCGAGTGCATCGAAAACTTCAAGTCAAATTTCACTcgagaaattaaaagaaagtcAACGAAAAGCAGAACTGTTGGCCAAAGCATCAGCTTTAGATGAACAACGAAAATTAGAAGCGGCTAAACTGGAGCTGAAAATGAAAGAAGAAGAATTGAAGATTAAAACTGAACTTCAGATAAGTGATGCACGATCCAAATTATTGGAAGAATTAGAGAAAAGTGAACTCCGTGACCAAGAACTAGAAAACTCCctcatcaatgaaaatatagACAGAATTGTAACTTTTGATCTTGATCGTGAGAATGAGTTCACATGTGACAATTCTACTCCGCGCATTCCTCATCGATCTGTGCAACGTTTAGTTAGACCAGAATTGTCAACACCCATATATGATCCAAGCAGTGAAATACAGACTGTCGCTCGTGAATTGAACAAACCAAAAGCTGATCTACAGAAGTTTGATGGAAACCCTATGAATtacacaagatttctcagacaATTCAATGCCAGAATTTGTTCTAATACAGAATCATACGAAGAACGGTTGAACTATCTATTACAGTTTACTGTTGGTGAAGCACAAAGAATCGTTTCTGGTTATTCATATCTGGATGCTGAACGTGGCTACAAAGCAGCACTGGAAGAGTTGAAGGATCGTTATGGAGACCCTGACATTATAGCGCAAGCATATGTGAAGAAAGCTCTCGATTGGCCTCCAGTAAAACCGGACAGTGCAAAAACTTTAGATCAGTTTGCTATATTTTTGCGTGAGTGTCAATATGCTGTTGAAAACATTGATACTGGTCGTGTACTGGAATATTCAGAAAATTTGAAACTGTTAGTGAAGAAATTACCATTTTACCTTCACGACAAATGGCGAAGCTGTGTATATGAACTGAAAGAGAAGAAACAAGCTGTGAAGTTTCACCATCTTGCTGACTTTGTTCGCAAAGAAGCCAAAAAAGCAACAGATCCTATATACGGAAGAGAAATTATGAGCAGTTCAGCCAACAAACGTTTTCAAGACCAGAAGAAATCAGAAGCACATAAAAACTTTGCTGTGAAAACCAACACAAGATCTTTTTATGATAACAGTGCTACACAGATGAAACCAGTTTTCAAACATTGTACATTCTGTAATGGAGCCCATTCATTGGACATGTGTTTGAGCATTACTATTCTACCTCTTAAAGACAGATATGCGTTCTTGAAAACAAATGGACTGTGTTTTGCATGCTTGAGATATGGACATGTGAAAACTAATTGTCGACAAAGAATGACATGTGCTCATTGTAAGAAGTATCATCCATCCATTCTTCACGTTGATCCTCGACAGAATGAAGGAACAAATGGAGCTTCAACTTCAAGAGAACATACTGACGGTGAAAACCCTTTGTTCGCTATGTCATCTACAGTTCATATGGGGGCTGGAAAACAAGCGCTACCTATTGTGCCGGTCAGAGTCAAGTCAAAGTTCAGTGACAAATACCTGGAAACATATGCTTTCCTTGACTCAGGAAGCAATGCAACATTCTGTTTGGAGGACATTGCAAGATTGTTAAAACTGGAGGGAAGGAAGATGAACCTCAACCTTACGACAATGGGCCAACAGCATACTCAGACTTCTCATGTGATTTCCGGGTTAGAAATATCCGACATCAATGGTGTGAATGTGTTGGAACTTCCTCCGGTCTACACACAACCTACTTTACCTGCATCGAGGACAGATGTGATTTCTCCAGAGGATATTGAGAACTATCCATATCTCAGTGATATTGAACTTCCCAGGATTGACAGTGATGTGGGAATTCTGATTGGAGTCAATGTGCCTAGGGCAATGGAGCCTTGGGATGTTATACCCAGTGTTGATAATGGACCGTTCGCTGTAAAAACTTTGCTAGGCTGGGTGATAAATGGCCCACTCGAAATTCATGCGACTTCGAATGATACATATGTGTCCGTTAATCGTGTAGATGCAAAACTAATGAACAACTTGGAGGAACAGATTCGCAATCAGTTTAATCATGACTTTAATGAAAGAACTATTGATGACAAGTGTGAACCCTCAAAGGAAGACAGAAGATTCATAGAATGTGTGTCAAATTCTATTCATTTTGAAGACGGACATTACGTTATAAGTCTTCCGTTTAAGTCAGAAAACGTGTGTTTACCTAACAACAGGAAACAAGTTGAACAAAGACTGTCTTCACTTCAGAAACGATTCAGTCGTGATGAAAACTTCCACAAAGAATACTGTGTATTCATGAACAAGATTCTTGAAGAAGGATATGCTGTCAAAGTTCCAGATGAGAAAGTTATTCAAGATGACGGACAAGTGTGGTACCTACCTCATCATGGAGTATACCATCCTAAGAAAAGGAAGTTGAGAGTTGTGTTCGATTGTGCAGCTCGATATCAGGGAACTTCATTGAACGAACAACTGTTACAAGGACCGAATCTCACAAATACTCTGATTGGTACACTCTTAAGATTCAGACAAGATGAGATAGTGATCATGGGAGACATCGATAGCATGTTTTATCAAGTGAAAGTACCACAGGAGGATGCAAGTTTCCTTAGATTCCTATGGTGGGAGGATGGAAATCCTAGAAAACGCATAATTGAGTACCAAATGGTAGTACATTTATTTGGTGCGACATCATCGCCAAGTTGTGCAAATTATGCTTTGAGGAAAACAGCCCAAGATTACAAAGGACTTTACAACACAGAAGTCATCAACACTGTTCTTAAAAACTTTTATGTGGATGACTGTTTGAAATCAGTGAAAACCGTAACTGAAGCATCTTCTCTGTTGTGTGATTTGCAAGATCTTCTTATGAGAGGAGGATTTCATATTACTAAATGGATTAGTAATAGCCGAGAAGTTATGACCTATATTCCAGTCTCAAGGAGAGCAAAGGAAGTCAAAGACTTGGATTTGGAAAATGATACCCTTCCCATCGATAGAGCCCTGGGAGTTCAGTGGTGTGttgaaaatgatgttttttgttTCAAGAATGACATTAAAGATCAACCCTTAACGAGAAGAGGTATCTTATCCATGGTGAGCAGTGTGTTTGACCCACTGGGATTTTTGGCCCCGTTCACTCTAAAAGCAAAGTGTTTACTACAAGAACTTTGTAAACTTCAGCTAGGATGGGATGAGAAGATACCAGGGCATCTCGCACTACAGTGGAACGAATGGCTACAAGATCTAGAGAGACTTTCTGACTTTAAAGTGTCAAGATGTTATAAACCTGTTGGATTCGGAGAAATAAAGTCCGTACAGCTACATCACTTCGCAGATGCCAGTGAACGTGGATATGGAACTGTATCCTATTTAAGACAGGAGAACTTTGATGGTGCAGTTCATTGCTCATTCGTTATAGGCAAGTCACGTGTCGCTCCATTAAAACAGACGACAATTCCTCGACTAGAATTGACAGCGGCTACAGTAGCAGTTCGCACAGATAAGATGTTGAAGTCCGAGTTAGATGTACCTATAGATGAAACTGTGTTTTGGACAGACAGCATGGCAGTTATTCGGTATATAAGAAATACCTCATCTAGATTTCACACTTTCGTCGCAAATAGACTTGCAGTGATTCACGAAGGCTCCTTACCTGATGAATGGCGATACATCAATACCAAACAAAACCCTGCTGATCTTGCATCAAGAGGCATGTCTGCTAATGACATTCTTCAAGGAAAACATTGGATAACAGCACCTGAAGTCTTGTTAGCAAAAAATGATAGTTGGGCTGAAAAACCAATGGAACTTTCTGATGAGATACCTGTTGACGATCCAGAGGTAAAAAAGATCACAGTGAGGGCAGTTATTCATACACGTGAATCCAGTGATAATCATGTTGATAGTGTTGAAAGACTCTTGAACTATCATTCCTCATGGTACAAGTTAAAGAAAAGTGTGGCATGGAttctcaaaataaagaaaaaactgtTTCTCAGAACTCGACGCAATACACAATTAGAAAATCAAGCAGCTGAGACATGTTTATCAGCTGAGAACTTGCAGGAAGCTGAAGTTgctattttgaaattcattcaaagaaaatcatttgcATCAGAAATCGAAGAGCTGAAGAAAGGACATCCTGTGAAATTTAGTAGCAATGTCAGAAAATTAGACCCTATTCTTGATGATGGACTAATTCGTGTTGGTGGTCGATTGCACAGAGCAAGTATGCCGTTTGAAACCAAGCATCCAATCATCTTACCTAAGGATCACCACGTGTCAAATCTGATATTGAGACAGATCCATTGTGAACTGAAACATAGTGGTAGAAATCATATGCTTTCTATATTAAGACAAAAATACTGGTTAATACATGCGCCTTCTTCTATCAGGAAGTTGATTTCAAAGTGTATATTATGTCGCCGCCAAAAAGCTAGAGTTGGAGAACAGAAAATGGCTCAATTACCAGAAGATCGTTTAATACCTGATGAACCACCATTCACTAGAGTTGGCGTGGATTATTTTGGTCCTTTTGAAGTGAAATTGAAGAGAAGTCACGTCAAACGTTATGGTGTTATCTTTACTTGTCTTGCCAGTCGTGCTGTGCATTTAGAAGTTGCGTCTTCTTTGACTACAGATTCCTACATCAATGCTTTACGTCGTTTCATTGCACGCAGAGGTCAGGTGAAGAAAATTCGCTCGGACAATGGGACAAACTTTGTTGGGGCAAATCGTGAACTTAGAAACTCGATAAACGACTGGAATGTGTCACAGATTCATGAAGCAATGCTACAGAAAAACATAGATTGGCAGTTCAACCCCCCAGCAGGATCCCATCATGGAGGTGTCTGGGAGAGAATCATCAGGACCATAAGAAAAGTGATGAACAGTGTTCTTCGAGAACAGATCCTAGATGATGAAGGACTCAATACACTTATGTGTGAAATAGAGGCCATTCTCAATGACAGACCAATAACCAAGAATTCCGATCATCACAACGACCTAGAGGCTTTGACACCAAATCATCTCTTGTTAATGAGACAACAGCCAAATTTACCGCCAGGTGTGTTTACGAAATCTGACAACTACTGCAGACGTCGTTGGAGGCAGGTTCAATATATGGCCAACCTCTTCTGGAACCGATGGGTGAAAGAATACCTACCATTACTGCAAGAGCGTCAAAAGTGGCACGAAGTGAAGAGGAACCTGAAAATCGGTGATGTGGTTTTAGTGGTGGATTCGAACTCTCCTCGTAATTCCTGGCCCATGGGTGTGGTTTTAGAGACTGTTCCCGATCGTTTTGGACTGGTGCGACAAGTTAAAGTAAAGACAGCAACGAACACTTTGATGCGTCCAATAGATAAACTGTGTCTTATTTTGGAAATGGACGAACCTTCTGTGTGA